A window of the Candidatus Binataceae bacterium genome harbors these coding sequences:
- a CDS encoding undecaprenyl-diphosphate phosphatase, producing the protein MFSSFQALVLGAVQGLTEFLPVSSSAHLILIPWLLNWKDPGLAFDVALHLGTLLALIIYYWQTWIKLVRSLMNDDVASRRLLFLLIIASVPGAIIGVLLEKQAETIFRSPLLIASTMAVLGMVLWLVDRLFHSRRKVSDFTAADALLIGLSQALAIVPGVSRSGATITMARALGIEREDAANFSFLMATPIIAGAGLLEARKLVATGMHAPVLWGFLAAAVFGLAAIAGLIRFVRTRTYQPFAWYRVAVALVVFAVALV; encoded by the coding sequence ATGTTTTCTAGCTTTCAAGCCCTCGTTTTGGGAGCCGTGCAAGGGTTGACTGAGTTTCTGCCCGTCTCCAGTTCCGCCCACTTGATCCTGATACCGTGGTTGCTCAATTGGAAAGATCCCGGCTTGGCCTTCGACGTGGCCTTGCACCTGGGAACCCTGCTAGCGCTCATAATCTATTACTGGCAAACATGGATTAAATTAGTTCGATCCTTAATGAACGACGACGTAGCTTCTCGGCGCTTGTTATTTCTACTTATAATCGCTTCCGTCCCGGGTGCGATTATCGGGGTACTGCTGGAAAAGCAGGCCGAGACCATCTTCCGCTCACCGCTATTGATCGCAAGCACAATGGCGGTGCTGGGAATGGTTTTGTGGTTAGTTGACAGGTTGTTTCACTCCCGCCGCAAGGTGTCCGATTTCACGGCGGCCGATGCCCTGCTCATTGGTCTCAGCCAAGCCCTAGCCATCGTCCCCGGGGTTTCCCGATCGGGCGCCACCATAACGATGGCGCGCGCGCTGGGAATTGAGCGCGAGGATGCGGCGAACTTTTCATTTCTGATGGCGACGCCAATCATCGCCGGCGCCGGATTGTTGGAGGCCCGCAAACTGGTTGCTACCGGCATGCATGCTCCCGTCTTGTGGGGGTTCCTTGCCGCGGCGGTATTCGGGTTGGCGGCGATCGCCGGGTTGATCCGATTTGTGCGGACGCGAACCTATCAGCCGTTTGCGTGGTACCGAGTCGCCGTCGCACTGGTGGTCTTTGCCGTCGCCCTCGTCTGA
- a CDS encoding DMT family transporter: protein MPAGRPAAGPETRRRAFKIGVTLALSNTIIGAGQPALTRWGATNLDPLLFCTGAVVVAALFCVVFMYSRGELKLVFGRAFRLRLAMMSAIGTMATSLLLTFGMTRINAIATTILLQSEPIYSLVLAIIVVRERPSNRQLLATATILVGIASVFATGGAFSPAWAALVVLITPLFWQTSHVMGLSMMPPLSPLTVTSGRMIYAALGLGALLIITRPATLPELANVGTLTIIVATGLFIYFLSALTWYGAISRLSLAWTTALVVPAIPLLSILFAVVFLGERATAREILGVLIAIAGVLALVLGADAHRQHPAGDAVEAVHQPLT, encoded by the coding sequence GTGCCAGCGGGCCGCCCCGCAGCTGGCCCGGAGACGCGAAGGCGCGCCTTCAAGATCGGAGTAACTCTCGCCCTCAGCAACACCATCATCGGCGCCGGGCAACCTGCACTCACCCGCTGGGGAGCTACCAACCTGGATCCATTGCTGTTCTGTACGGGAGCAGTAGTAGTCGCTGCACTGTTCTGCGTCGTTTTCATGTATTCGCGCGGCGAGCTGAAGTTGGTGTTTGGCCGAGCCTTCCGGCTTCGGCTCGCCATGATGTCCGCGATCGGAACCATGGCCACCAGTCTCTTGCTCACCTTCGGCATGACCCGGATTAACGCGATAGCGACCACCATCCTTCTTCAGAGCGAACCGATCTATTCGCTGGTACTCGCGATTATCGTGGTCCGCGAGCGGCCATCGAACCGACAGCTCCTGGCAACTGCGACGATTCTGGTGGGCATCGCTTCCGTGTTTGCCACCGGAGGGGCGTTCTCACCGGCCTGGGCTGCGCTGGTGGTTCTGATCACCCCGCTGTTTTGGCAAACCTCGCATGTGATGGGCCTCAGCATGATGCCGCCTCTGTCGCCGTTGACGGTTACGTCTGGACGGATGATCTACGCGGCGCTCGGACTCGGGGCGCTGCTGATTATCACTCGACCTGCGACGCTGCCCGAGTTGGCGAACGTTGGCACACTCACGATCATCGTGGCGACTGGATTGTTCATCTATTTTCTGAGCGCGCTGACGTGGTACGGAGCAATCAGCCGCCTGTCGCTGGCCTGGACCACGGCCCTGGTCGTCCCGGCAATCCCTTTGCTGTCGATTCTGTTCGCTGTGGTCTTTCTTGGTGAACGGGCGACGGCGCGAGAAATTCTTGGTGTGTTGATTGCCATTGCGGGAGTCCTGGCGCTGGTACTGGGGGCCGACGCCCATCGCCAACATCCGGCGGGCGATGCCGTGGAAGCTGTTCATCAGCCGCTTACCTAG
- a CDS encoding CDGSH iron-sulfur domain-containing protein, translated as MARLIRHDVNHPYEIAEGTELPLYICGCGLSKNKPFCDGSHKKTRDEEAADTYIYDDAGRTRVIKQY; from the coding sequence ATGGCACGACTCATCAGACACGACGTGAATCATCCGTACGAAATTGCGGAAGGAACCGAGTTGCCGCTCTACATCTGCGGATGCGGGCTGTCGAAGAACAAGCCATTCTGCGACGGCAGCCACAAGAAAACGCGCGACGAAGAGGCCGCCGACACCTACATCTACGACGACGCCGGGCGGACCCGGGTGATCAAGCAGTACTGA